TCTCAACAATTCCATCACGCCGGCTGTTGGCGAAATCACTTATCTCACCGGTCGGGTGCTGAGCCCCAGCGGTGAGCCGCTGCGGAATGCATTCGTCGAAATCTGGCAGTGCGACCATCAGGGCGCGTATCTGCACTCCGGCACCGACAACGATTCCAGTCGCGACAAGAACTTTCAGGGCTATGGGCGGTTCCTCACCGACTCGAAAGGGCAGTACTGCTTCAGAACGATTAAACCTGTCCCCTACCCTGGCCGCACGCCGCACATCCATTTCGGCGTGAGCCGCCACGGTCAACGGGTGCTGACGACGCAACTCTTCGTCAAAGGGCACCCACAGAATGAGCGCGACGGCATTCTCAAAGCCATTCGCGATCAAAAGGCGCTCGATAATATCATGGGCGACTTCCAGCCGCTGCCTGGCTCCCGGATCGGGGAACTGGCGGTGAACTTCGACATCGTGCTGGGGATGACTCCCAATGATCCCGATGACGACGGCGCGAAAGGGATCGGCAAGTCGGAACGGGAGTCCGGCATGGGAATGGGCCGCGGTCCCAGAGGCCCGCGCGGCCCCGGCGAAAACGGCCCACCCCCAAGCAGTCCCCGTCCGGAAATTCCGCCGGGGAATTAATAGCTATAGAGACCTTCGCGGTTTTTCTTGCAGCATCGCAAATTCGGTCGAAATCTGATGAAATCTCCGTCGGGCCAAACGGGTTTCAATAAATCATCAGGGCTGTTCGAATGTTGCTGTGCAATCCAATGTCGTTCCGCGCGCTCAGCAGGTGTTCGCTGCTGAGCGTCTGTTTTTTGCTATTTGCCGGTTGCGGCCAGCAGGATGAGCATGCAGGCAAGTCGGCTTCGCCGGTGGTGCAGCCAGCCCGGATCCCGCCCGTTGACGAAGCCGCTGCCCTCGCCGCAGAGAAGAACCTT
This window of the Planctomicrobium piriforme genome carries:
- a CDS encoding dioxygenase family protein, with product MNRRHFLQTTAFGSSLWFAPGAFADMLTATPKTTEGPFYPDKLPLDTDNDLLILNNSITPAVGEITYLTGRVLSPSGEPLRNAFVEIWQCDHQGAYLHSGTDNDSSRDKNFQGYGRFLTDSKGQYCFRTIKPVPYPGRTPHIHFGVSRHGQRVLTTQLFVKGHPQNERDGILKAIRDQKALDNIMGDFQPLPGSRIGELAVNFDIVLGMTPNDPDDDGAKGIGKSERESGMGMGRGPRGPRGPGENGPPPSSPRPEIPPGN